From Humisphaera borealis, the proteins below share one genomic window:
- a CDS encoding outer membrane beta-barrel protein, producing the protein MLRKGLLVAALAAFCSFASTSKAAVVNPWEVTLGGGAANTKDFEGFTANLNGSLGYFLSDNLEVSVRQSVTYSDFFGSDWSGSTRAAIDLHFPLGEKGQFVPFIGANIGYVYGDGVQDTFAAAPEAGIKVFVNATTFIFVTAEYQFFFDQAASDDVSNAFDDGQFVYTVGVGFRF; encoded by the coding sequence ATGCTTCGTAAAGGACTTCTTGTTGCCGCCCTGGCGGCTTTCTGCTCGTTCGCCTCGACGTCTAAGGCTGCAGTTGTCAACCCGTGGGAAGTCACCCTCGGCGGTGGCGCAGCCAACACCAAGGATTTCGAAGGCTTTACCGCCAACCTCAATGGCAGCCTTGGCTATTTCCTGTCCGACAACCTCGAAGTGAGTGTTCGTCAGTCCGTGACCTACTCCGACTTCTTCGGTAGCGACTGGAGCGGTTCGACCCGGGCGGCGATCGACCTTCACTTCCCCCTCGGCGAAAAGGGCCAGTTCGTCCCCTTCATCGGTGCCAACATCGGCTACGTTTACGGTGACGGCGTGCAGGACACCTTCGCGGCCGCTCCCGAAGCCGGTATCAAGGTCTTCGTGAACGCCACGACCTTCATCTTCGTGACGGCCGAATACCAGTTCTTCTTTGACCAGGCGGCTTCGGACGACGTGTCCAACGCCTTCGACGACGGCCAGTTCGTGTACACGGTCGGCGTCGGTTTCCGCTTCTAA
- a CDS encoding Kelch repeat-containing protein, with amino-acid sequence MLGARVSWLDGPVDSGAIVGSVSVDGVSSAGVVMPRVVGPAASQVTPAGVTALRLLNAATDQPIGNLVDGTVIDISGAKTFNVTAEAPGYGSVSFYLNGKLVRTESVAPFAVGGNDGSDFFAWNLPAGNYTLTSVPYVNKGGTGTAGASRTVSFVVRSGTTVPPPVSPPPATQGITSLKLVNAATDSPIGEFTAGTRLDLSGGKSYNVDAQLSPGYASVRFFLDGREIRVESTAPFTAGGNDGSDYFAWNLSVGSHTLTVVPYANKGGMGTAGVARTVNFSVSSGTAAPPVVPPTIPSSTPPATATFTQLNYSARAANPIARAESLTATYNNRVYTFGGFNQANGPVLRSDYFDLTTNSWTRIKDLPERLTHVGMTHDAENAYFVGGYVGTGYGYGQVFGSRRVWAYNFATDTYTPLPQLPQAYAAGGAALLGRELHYFGGQNANRADVKVHLVLNLDNPASGWQSGVPIPTARSHMGAVSYGGRIYAIAGQIGNDEGLTTLRTVEIYDPAANAWTNGAMVPAAVSHVTSATFEMGGRILLMGGEAAHGSPVRGVYAYNPATNAWTTLSPLPAARFSGVAGEVNGKIVFTTGSSSTTTWLATPV; translated from the coding sequence GTGCTGGGCGCGCGGGTTTCGTGGTTGGACGGACCTGTCGATTCCGGTGCGATCGTCGGATCAGTGTCGGTCGACGGTGTTTCGTCGGCAGGCGTGGTTATGCCGCGCGTCGTGGGGCCTGCGGCGTCGCAAGTCACTCCCGCCGGCGTGACCGCCTTGAGGCTGCTGAATGCGGCCACCGATCAGCCGATCGGCAACTTGGTGGACGGAACAGTCATTGATATCTCGGGGGCAAAGACATTCAACGTGACCGCGGAGGCCCCGGGATACGGTTCTGTCAGCTTCTATTTGAATGGCAAGCTGGTTCGGACCGAAAGCGTTGCGCCGTTTGCGGTTGGCGGAAACGACGGGAGTGATTTCTTCGCCTGGAACCTGCCTGCGGGGAATTACACGCTGACATCGGTTCCGTATGTGAACAAGGGCGGCACTGGAACGGCGGGCGCGAGCAGGACTGTGAGCTTTGTGGTCAGGTCCGGGACGACAGTTCCCCCACCCGTGTCGCCGCCGCCGGCCACCCAGGGCATCACGTCACTGAAGCTGGTTAACGCGGCTACCGATTCGCCCATCGGTGAGTTCACCGCTGGCACCAGGCTCGATCTCTCGGGCGGTAAATCCTACAACGTCGACGCGCAGCTTTCGCCGGGATACGCGTCGGTCCGATTTTTCCTCGACGGCAGGGAGATTCGGGTCGAAAGCACGGCACCGTTCACCGCCGGTGGAAATGACGGCAGCGACTATTTCGCCTGGAATCTGTCAGTGGGAAGTCACACGCTGACCGTGGTTCCGTACGCGAACAAAGGCGGCATGGGAACGGCTGGTGTCGCCAGGACGGTCAATTTTTCAGTGTCCAGCGGCACCGCGGCCCCGCCGGTCGTGCCACCCACGATTCCGTCATCTACTCCGCCGGCTACGGCGACGTTCACCCAGCTCAACTACTCGGCGAGGGCGGCCAATCCGATCGCGCGGGCCGAATCGCTGACCGCGACCTACAACAATCGCGTTTACACCTTTGGCGGATTCAATCAGGCAAACGGGCCGGTGTTACGGTCCGACTACTTCGACCTGACGACCAACAGCTGGACGCGTATCAAGGACCTCCCCGAACGCCTGACCCACGTGGGCATGACGCACGACGCAGAGAACGCCTACTTCGTGGGCGGCTATGTGGGCACCGGGTACGGATACGGACAGGTCTTCGGGTCGCGAAGGGTGTGGGCGTACAACTTTGCGACCGACACTTACACGCCGCTTCCCCAGCTGCCGCAGGCATACGCCGCCGGCGGGGCGGCATTGCTTGGCAGAGAGCTGCACTACTTCGGCGGTCAGAATGCCAACCGGGCTGACGTCAAGGTGCACCTGGTCCTGAACCTGGACAACCCGGCGTCGGGCTGGCAGTCGGGCGTGCCGATTCCGACGGCACGCAGTCACATGGGTGCGGTCTCGTATGGCGGAAGGATTTATGCGATCGCCGGCCAGATCGGTAACGACGAAGGCCTGACAACGCTGCGCACGGTGGAGATCTACGACCCAGCCGCCAACGCCTGGACGAACGGTGCGATGGTGCCCGCAGCCGTCTCGCACGTGACGTCCGCTACGTTCGAGATGGGCGGCCGAATCCTGCTGATGGGCGGAGAGGCGGCGCATGGCTCACCGGTGCGCGGCGTGTATGCGTATAACCCGGCCACCAACGCCTGGACCACCCTGTCGCCACTCCCTGCGGCACGCTTTTCGGGCGTGGCCGGGGAGGTGAATGGCAAGATCGTGTTTACAACCGGAAGCTCTTCGACAACGACATGGCTCGCGACGCCCGTTTGA
- a CDS encoding Kelch repeat-containing protein, whose protein sequence is MRSRTVRNQERGCIVEPLEGRVLYHAGHEGLHIVGTLVPWTHAPIAPIVIVPPALPSLPPPVSPPAAPPVGSPAVPPPIAPNQPVPQEPGPTEPPGAAQPQFSTIQWADLRPSATPLAESLRGIYGNRLYLFGGFSGSAGPVVNAQYFDAASGAWTNIRSLPERITHAGVAQTGSDVYFVGGYVGNGPGYQQAFGSSHVWKYNFESDNYDRLTDLPRKYAGGGAEIIDGKLHYFGGYTQQRQDTNVHLVLDLNDPSARWQEAATMLTARNHMGHVVYGGRIFSIAGQTGTDEGLVTRRDVEVFDPATNTWSYVSPIPRGVSHISSATFVMGDRIIVAGGESAHNVQVREVWAYTPATDRWEALTPLPAPRFSGVAAAFAGKIVFATGGSATSNWLGTPVLATGV, encoded by the coding sequence GTGCGAAGCCGTACCGTTCGAAATCAGGAGAGGGGATGTATCGTCGAGCCGCTAGAGGGTCGAGTTCTCTACCACGCGGGGCATGAAGGGCTGCATATTGTGGGGACGCTGGTGCCCTGGACGCACGCGCCGATCGCACCGATTGTCATCGTTCCGCCGGCGCTACCTTCGTTGCCGCCGCCAGTGTCGCCGCCTGCCGCACCGCCGGTGGGTTCACCCGCTGTTCCTCCGCCGATAGCGCCGAACCAGCCTGTGCCGCAGGAGCCGGGGCCCACGGAGCCTCCGGGCGCGGCGCAGCCACAGTTCAGCACCATCCAGTGGGCAGACCTGCGTCCTAGTGCCACGCCGCTTGCCGAATCGCTCAGGGGCATTTACGGCAACCGTCTGTATCTCTTCGGAGGCTTCAGCGGAAGCGCGGGGCCGGTGGTGAATGCGCAGTATTTCGACGCGGCGTCGGGCGCATGGACTAATATTAGATCTCTGCCAGAACGCATCACGCATGCCGGAGTTGCACAGACAGGGAGCGACGTCTACTTCGTCGGCGGCTACGTGGGTAACGGCCCCGGGTACCAGCAGGCATTCGGGTCGTCGCACGTCTGGAAGTACAATTTCGAGTCGGACAATTACGACCGATTGACCGATCTTCCACGCAAATATGCGGGCGGCGGGGCGGAGATCATCGATGGGAAGTTGCACTATTTCGGCGGGTATACGCAGCAGCGGCAGGACACCAACGTTCATCTGGTTCTCGATCTCAATGACCCGTCGGCGCGGTGGCAGGAGGCGGCAACGATGCTGACGGCCCGAAACCACATGGGCCACGTCGTTTACGGCGGACGAATCTTCTCGATCGCCGGGCAGACCGGCACCGATGAGGGACTTGTCACCCGGCGGGATGTCGAAGTGTTCGACCCGGCGACCAACACCTGGTCCTATGTGTCGCCGATCCCACGCGGGGTATCGCACATCAGTTCTGCGACGTTCGTGATGGGGGATCGCATCATCGTGGCCGGTGGCGAGTCTGCTCATAACGTTCAGGTCCGCGAGGTGTGGGCCTATACGCCGGCGACCGATCGATGGGAGGCGCTCACGCCACTACCCGCCCCACGCTTCTCTGGTGTCGCCGCCGCTTTTGCAGGCAAAATCGTGTTTGCCACGGGGGGCTCGGCCACGAGCAACTGGCTCGGAACGCCAGTTTTGGCGACGGGCGTGTAG
- a CDS encoding SDR family NAD(P)-dependent oxidoreductase — MPDQPTTSCNYLVVGATSGIARALVRQLADDSLRRGTACGFVLAGRDGDELERLAADLRTRAGAAVSAVATCKFDAGAIDTIPAFFAEAAVALPGGLQELVLCHGWLPDAEGSKRDPAVMRQLIDVNYTSAVIVLELAAAHFERQGTGAITGISSVAGDRGRQSNYPYGASKAALSAYLQGLRNRLYHRGIPVLTVKPGFTDTAMTWGRISSDSPLNASPQRVAGHIARAMRRRRNVIYTPWFWRVIMLVFTSLPESIFKRLKT, encoded by the coding sequence ATGCCCGATCAACCGACAACCTCCTGCAACTATCTCGTCGTGGGTGCCACCTCGGGAATCGCCCGCGCGCTGGTGCGGCAACTCGCCGACGATTCTCTTCGCCGCGGAACCGCCTGTGGTTTCGTTCTCGCCGGCCGGGACGGCGACGAACTGGAACGGCTGGCGGCCGACCTGCGAACGCGGGCCGGCGCTGCGGTGTCTGCGGTCGCGACGTGCAAATTCGACGCCGGCGCGATCGACACCATCCCCGCGTTCTTCGCCGAGGCTGCTGTCGCGCTTCCCGGCGGACTGCAGGAGCTGGTGCTTTGTCACGGTTGGCTTCCTGACGCCGAGGGATCGAAGCGCGACCCGGCGGTGATGCGGCAACTGATCGACGTCAACTACACGTCGGCGGTGATCGTTCTCGAGCTGGCGGCGGCGCATTTCGAGCGGCAGGGAACGGGCGCGATCACGGGGATTTCCAGTGTCGCCGGTGACCGCGGCCGCCAGAGCAACTACCCCTATGGCGCGAGCAAGGCGGCGCTGTCGGCGTACCTGCAGGGCCTGCGCAACCGTCTGTATCACCGGGGCATTCCAGTGCTGACGGTTAAGCCGGGCTTCACCGATACCGCCATGACCTGGGGCCGTATTTCCTCCGACAGTCCCCTGAACGCCTCGCCGCAGCGCGTGGCCGGGCACATCGCCCGTGCGATGCGGCGTCGTCGAAATGTCATCTACACGCCCTGGTTCTGGCGGGTCATCATGCTCGTCTTCACCAGTCTGCCCGAAAGCATCTTCAAGCGGTTAAAGACCTGA
- a CDS encoding FAD-binding oxidoreductase produces the protein MPPFVKQLLSGWGNFRPDECRVFRPEKLADLRALMSDGTRDGDNPPAASESTRNDLIARGLGRSYGDSATNAGGGVVLNTRMDCLIGFDPATGVVEAESGVSFATLIDLFLPRGYFLPVTPGTKYVTLGGAIAADVHGKNHHRDGTIGNFVQSLQLLTAAGDVVTCSPDDNADLFWATVGGMGLTGIILSARLKLLPVTSAYLEVAYRRAANLDQAMELLSGGSDRQYSVAWIDCLSAGVSIGRCVLMEADHLPADKLSGRRARQPLKLPARRKRSVPRLFPSFFLGRLAVKAFNKLYYFKHGDGTRIVDLDRYFYPLDAVHHWNRIYGRRGFVQYQALFSTETARAGLGELLARIAESGSASFLAVLKRTGEQGKGMLSFPFPGYTLALDLRNNGKLEALTQSLDAILLKHGGRLYLAKDSTMSPEMFAAMYPRLEAFRAVRQRIDPGNRFSSTQSRRLTI, from the coding sequence ATGCCACCGTTCGTCAAACAACTTCTGTCCGGCTGGGGCAACTTCAGGCCGGACGAATGCCGCGTTTTTCGCCCTGAAAAACTCGCCGACCTTCGTGCGCTGATGTCAGACGGTACGCGCGATGGCGACAACCCGCCGGCGGCCTCGGAATCGACCCGAAACGATCTGATCGCCCGCGGGCTAGGCCGCAGCTACGGCGACAGCGCCACCAATGCCGGTGGCGGCGTCGTCCTGAACACCCGCATGGATTGTCTGATCGGGTTCGACCCCGCCACCGGCGTGGTCGAGGCCGAGTCCGGCGTGTCGTTTGCCACGCTCATCGACCTGTTCCTGCCACGCGGGTACTTCCTCCCGGTCACCCCGGGCACCAAATACGTCACGCTCGGCGGCGCGATTGCCGCCGACGTCCATGGCAAGAACCATCACCGCGACGGCACGATCGGGAACTTCGTCCAAAGCCTGCAACTGCTGACCGCCGCCGGCGACGTCGTGACCTGCTCGCCGGACGACAACGCCGATCTCTTCTGGGCGACCGTCGGCGGCATGGGGCTAACCGGCATCATCCTCTCGGCCAGGCTGAAGCTCCTTCCCGTCACGTCGGCTTACCTCGAAGTCGCCTACCGTCGCGCCGCCAACCTCGACCAGGCGATGGAACTTCTCTCCGGCGGCAGCGACCGGCAATACAGTGTGGCGTGGATCGACTGCCTGTCGGCCGGCGTCAGCATCGGGCGGTGCGTGCTGATGGAAGCCGATCACCTGCCGGCGGACAAGTTGTCCGGTCGGCGGGCTCGACAGCCTTTGAAATTGCCGGCGCGGCGAAAGCGGTCGGTGCCACGCCTGTTCCCGTCTTTCTTCCTGGGTCGGCTGGCCGTCAAAGCGTTCAACAAGCTCTACTACTTCAAGCACGGCGACGGGACGAGAATCGTCGATCTCGACCGCTACTTCTATCCGCTCGATGCCGTCCACCACTGGAACCGCATCTACGGCCGGCGCGGTTTCGTGCAGTACCAGGCGCTCTTCTCAACCGAAACCGCCCGGGCCGGGCTCGGCGAATTGCTCGCGCGAATCGCCGAGTCGGGGAGCGCCTCGTTCCTGGCGGTGCTCAAGCGGACGGGTGAGCAGGGAAAAGGCATGCTCTCGTTCCCCTTTCCCGGTTACACGCTGGCATTGGACCTCAGGAACAACGGTAAGCTCGAAGCTCTGACGCAGTCGCTCGACGCGATCCTGCTCAAGCATGGCGGGCGTCTGTACCTGGCGAAGGATTCGACGATGTCGCCTGAAATGTTCGCCGCGATGTACCCAAGGCTCGAGGCATTTCGGGCGGTCAGGCAACGGATCGACCCTGGCAACCGATTCAGTTCGACGCAGTCGCGGCGACTTACGATTTGA
- a CDS encoding glycoside hydrolase family 2 protein, translated as MNKIIPFLLAALLAPAVASAQADWKPVGGKLMTRWAKDVSPTNVHPEYPRPQMVRAKWQNLNGLWDYAIKPKDAQPPTAYDGKILVPFPVESALSGVGKSVGEGNKLWYRRSFAVPADWRTGGQRVLLNFGAVDWESVVYVNERKVGDHRGGYDPFSFDITDALTSDGEQRIVVEVRDPSSDGYQPRGKQVRDPKGIWYTPSTGIWQTVWMEPVPKATITALDIVPDTDKGIVRVTPTIRGATAGHKLSLFIVDPDRAKENRKPSGTGQEAGGAVRQRVGTTIELPVADAKRWSPDRPFLYGLKVGLFDGEELIDEVESYCAFRKLSVAKDDKGIPRLMLNDKFVFQYGTLDQGFWPDGLYTAPTDAAMRYDLEVTKRLGFNMIRKHVKVEPATWYHHCDKLGLLVWQDMPSGDAHIRRNGDDLVRSKESAENYERELKAIIASLRNFPSIVMWVPFNEGWGQYDTARIAELTKKLDPSRWVNSTSGWVDRGVGNVLDLHIYPGPNPSKDAIKPRGTRALVLGEFGGLGLPLKGHTWKDEKNWGYRSFDNSEALTDAYVTLLAKLHPLIADPGYSAAIYTQTTDVEIEVNGLMTYDRDLIKMDEGRMVAAAKRLFGPPPVIATVVPDARTAEIDWKFTFDKPADAWQATAFDDSAWKTGKAGFGTAMTPGTTVRTEWKGKEIWVRRTFDLPADTAIGSLHLMMHHDEDADVYLNGVLATRVTGFTTEYSLLPIRPEAIKALKPGQNVIAIQCRQTSGGQYIDAGLVSVR; from the coding sequence ATGAACAAGATCATCCCCTTTTTGCTCGCGGCCCTGCTCGCTCCGGCCGTCGCGTCGGCCCAGGCCGACTGGAAACCTGTCGGCGGCAAGCTGATGACGCGCTGGGCGAAGGACGTCTCGCCAACCAACGTCCACCCCGAGTACCCCCGGCCGCAGATGGTTCGCGCCAAGTGGCAGAACCTCAACGGCCTGTGGGACTACGCCATCAAGCCAAAGGACGCCCAACCGCCGACGGCGTACGACGGGAAAATTCTCGTGCCGTTTCCGGTCGAGTCGGCGTTGTCCGGCGTCGGCAAGTCCGTCGGCGAGGGTAACAAGCTCTGGTATCGCCGATCGTTCGCCGTCCCCGCCGACTGGCGCACTGGCGGGCAGCGCGTCCTGCTCAACTTCGGCGCGGTGGACTGGGAGTCGGTCGTCTATGTCAACGAAAGGAAAGTCGGAGATCATCGCGGCGGGTACGACCCGTTTTCGTTCGACATCACCGACGCCCTGACCAGCGACGGCGAGCAACGCATCGTCGTCGAAGTGCGAGACCCCTCCAGCGACGGCTATCAGCCGCGCGGCAAGCAGGTGCGCGATCCCAAGGGCATCTGGTATACGCCTTCGACGGGGATCTGGCAGACGGTGTGGATGGAGCCCGTTCCCAAGGCCACCATCACCGCTTTGGACATCGTCCCGGACACGGACAAAGGCATCGTGCGCGTCACGCCGACGATTCGCGGCGCGACGGCCGGACACAAGCTGAGCCTTTTCATCGTCGATCCGGATAGAGCGAAGGAGAATCGCAAGCCGTCCGGCACAGGGCAGGAGGCCGGCGGTGCGGTCCGTCAGCGAGTCGGCACAACCATCGAACTCCCTGTCGCCGATGCCAAGCGCTGGTCACCGGATCGCCCGTTTCTTTATGGGCTGAAGGTCGGGTTGTTCGATGGCGAGGAGCTCATCGACGAAGTCGAATCCTATTGCGCCTTCCGCAAACTCTCCGTCGCCAAGGACGACAAGGGCATCCCCCGGCTGATGCTGAACGACAAGTTCGTCTTCCAGTACGGCACGCTCGACCAGGGCTTCTGGCCGGACGGGCTTTACACCGCGCCGACCGATGCCGCGATGCGGTACGACCTGGAGGTCACCAAGCGGCTCGGCTTCAACATGATCCGCAAGCACGTGAAGGTTGAGCCGGCCACCTGGTATCACCACTGCGACAAGCTCGGCCTGCTCGTCTGGCAGGACATGCCCAGCGGCGACGCGCACATCCGCCGAAACGGCGACGACCTGGTCCGCAGCAAGGAATCGGCCGAGAACTACGAGCGCGAGTTGAAGGCGATCATCGCCTCGCTGCGAAACTTCCCGAGCATCGTGATGTGGGTGCCATTCAACGAAGGCTGGGGCCAGTACGACACCGCCCGCATCGCCGAACTGACAAAGAAGCTCGACCCGTCGCGCTGGGTGAACAGCACCAGCGGCTGGGTGGATCGCGGCGTCGGCAATGTGCTCGACCTGCACATTTACCCCGGCCCGAATCCCAGCAAAGACGCCATCAAACCGCGCGGCACCCGCGCGCTCGTTCTTGGCGAGTTCGGCGGGCTCGGGTTGCCGCTCAAAGGGCACACCTGGAAGGACGAGAAAAACTGGGGCTATCGCAGTTTCGACAATTCCGAGGCACTGACCGATGCGTATGTCACGCTATTGGCCAAGCTTCACCCGCTGATCGCCGACCCCGGCTACTCGGCGGCGATCTACACGCAGACGACCGATGTGGAGATCGAGGTCAACGGCTTGATGACCTACGACCGGGACCTGATCAAGATGGACGAGGGGCGCATGGTGGCCGCGGCCAAGCGCCTCTTCGGCCCGCCGCCGGTGATTGCGACGGTCGTCCCGGACGCCCGCACTGCGGAGATCGACTGGAAGTTTACGTTCGACAAACCCGCCGACGCCTGGCAAGCGACGGCGTTCGACGACAGCGCCTGGAAGACCGGCAAGGCCGGCTTCGGCACCGCCATGACGCCGGGCACCACGGTTCGGACGGAATGGAAGGGGAAGGAGATCTGGGTGCGACGGACGTTCGACCTGCCGGCCGACACCGCGATCGGTTCGCTGCACCTGATGATGCACCACGACGAAGACGCCGACGTCTACCTGAACGGCGTACTGGCGACGCGGGTGACGGGATTCACCACGGAGTATTCACTGCTGCCGATCCGCCCTGAGGCGATCAAGGCGCTGAAGCCGGGACAGAATGTGATCGCGATTCAATGCCGCCAGACCAGCGGCGGGCAGTACATCGACGCGGGGCTGGTGAGCGTGAGGTGA
- a CDS encoding helix-turn-helix transcriptional regulator, translating to MTDLAPISATRHGADIPRGQLKLKSVRRVFRLINDIREMGNDPQLWRPHMVQGLRSILHAGIVVSSEVHFRQHNRTGAMRVIDIGWVSDPDGQVSQVHTEREDERPEAFWLTADPDGAQAPAPQSPPSESRAAAKDEEAPKPEKKKVKKTESLDDDPDWYERLSREEEEEKQKAVPVPHAEDDSEDHLVPVRPMRTIYGGRSFIMSQVALPHAGAVDQLGVHREFGDEPFTRADHRLLRMMHTELARLWDRDVLRDAKDATSDLPPRLQQTLEELLAGSSEKQIAQKLELSRHTIHNYVKALHQRFEVSSRGELLAKAGKAKTSGGPKLSLTLPKKPLRKPDEVS from the coding sequence ATGACCGATCTCGCACCGATCAGCGCCACCCGTCACGGCGCAGACATCCCTCGCGGCCAGCTCAAGCTCAAGTCGGTTCGCAGGGTGTTCCGCCTGATCAACGACATCCGCGAGATGGGCAACGACCCGCAGTTGTGGCGGCCTCACATGGTGCAGGGGCTTCGCAGCATTCTTCATGCGGGCATCGTGGTCTCCTCCGAGGTTCACTTCCGCCAGCACAACCGCACCGGCGCGATGCGTGTGATCGACATCGGCTGGGTGTCCGATCCCGACGGCCAGGTGAGCCAGGTCCACACCGAACGAGAAGACGAACGCCCCGAGGCGTTCTGGCTGACGGCCGATCCCGACGGCGCACAAGCGCCTGCACCGCAGTCGCCCCCGTCCGAGTCGCGGGCCGCCGCGAAGGACGAGGAGGCTCCGAAGCCGGAAAAGAAGAAGGTGAAGAAGACCGAGTCATTGGACGACGACCCCGACTGGTACGAACGCCTCAGCCGCGAGGAAGAGGAAGAAAAACAGAAGGCCGTGCCCGTGCCGCACGCGGAAGACGACTCCGAAGACCATCTGGTTCCGGTCCGGCCGATGCGCACGATCTACGGCGGCCGCTCTTTCATCATGTCGCAGGTCGCGCTGCCGCATGCCGGCGCGGTCGATCAGCTCGGCGTCCATCGTGAGTTCGGCGACGAACCCTTCACCCGTGCCGACCATCGCCTGCTCCGCATGATGCACACCGAACTGGCCCGCCTCTGGGACCGCGATGTTCTTCGCGACGCCAAGGACGCCACCAGCGACCTGCCCCCGCGGCTCCAGCAGACGCTGGAAGAACTGCTCGCTGGCAGCAGCGAAAAACAGATCGCGCAGAAGCTCGAGCTCAGCCGTCACACGATCCACAACTACGTCAAGGCGCTGCACCAGCGGTTCGAGGTCAGCAGCCGCGGCGAACTGCTCGCCAAGGCCGGCAAAGCCAAGACGAGCGGCGGTCCGAAGCTGAGCCTGACGCTGCCCAAAAAGCCCCTCCGCAAGCCGGACGAAGTTTCGTAG
- a CDS encoding prenyltransferase/squalene oxidase repeat-containing protein — MSFRLEMLQVARLAPKVLGDAVDLVTAFLRSTQNADGGFADRGGRSDLYYSVFAIEGLFALRADLPLASFRKYLRSFGGGENLDFVHACCLARCWAMFRDEPPAADTVDEILRRVEACRTSDGGYAARPGDDIGTVYHSFLALGAYQDLAREMPTPARVLDCVRALRMPDGGYANQRDLPVGLTPPTAAAVTLLRHFGEHPDPSAGAWLMARHFEQGGFFATPDAPIPDLLSTATALHALSGLKHDLEPIRERCLDFVDTLWTTRGGFLGSWEDEELDAEYTYYGLLALGHLAV, encoded by the coding sequence GTGTCCTTTCGACTCGAAATGCTCCAGGTCGCGCGGCTGGCCCCCAAGGTGCTCGGCGACGCCGTCGATCTCGTCACGGCGTTTCTGCGATCCACCCAGAATGCCGACGGCGGCTTTGCCGATCGCGGCGGCCGGTCCGATCTCTATTACAGCGTGTTCGCGATCGAAGGCCTGTTCGCGTTGCGGGCCGACCTGCCGCTGGCATCGTTTCGAAAGTACCTGCGATCGTTCGGCGGCGGCGAAAATCTCGACTTCGTCCACGCCTGCTGCCTGGCCCGCTGCTGGGCGATGTTCCGCGACGAGCCGCCGGCGGCCGATACCGTGGACGAAATTCTCCGGCGTGTCGAAGCCTGCCGTACCTCCGACGGAGGCTACGCCGCGCGGCCGGGCGATGACATCGGCACTGTTTACCACAGCTTTCTGGCGTTGGGGGCATATCAGGATCTGGCCCGGGAAATGCCTACGCCGGCGCGCGTGCTGGATTGTGTCCGGGCCCTGCGGATGCCCGATGGCGGGTACGCCAACCAGCGGGACTTGCCCGTCGGCCTGACGCCGCCTACCGCGGCCGCCGTCACGCTCCTCCGACACTTCGGCGAACATCCCGACCCTTCCGCCGGCGCATGGTTGATGGCCAGGCACTTCGAGCAGGGAGGGTTCTTCGCGACGCCCGATGCGCCCATCCCCGACCTGCTGTCCACGGCAACGGCGCTGCACGCCTTGTCGGGACTGAAGCATGATCTGGAGCCGATCCGGGAACGCTGTCTCGATTTTGTCGACACGCTTTGGACCACCCGCGGCGGCTTTCTGGGCAGCTGGGAAGACGAAGAACTCGACGCCGAATACACCTACTACGGATTGCTGGCGCTGGGGCACCTGGCGGTTTGA
- a CDS encoding GyrI-like domain-containing protein, with translation MVPLTKPVLPPLTQPAYSLSNFAEQALPAQQAFASVTRQTTLREVRRTIDGAMKALSKDQGLGQHIIGPSMLIYTGMSGSLDEVFTLEVGFPVRPDYQPAEGVQVRPLPAMKCLSVDFVGSMRSIDKAYDKLIPAAQARKLKRTGEVREIYYRWNGHDSEENQLLVAVGVE, from the coding sequence GTGGTTCCATTGACCAAGCCGGTTCTGCCGCCGTTAACCCAGCCGGCGTACAGCCTGTCGAACTTCGCCGAGCAGGCGCTGCCGGCGCAGCAGGCCTTTGCCTCGGTCACGCGCCAGACCACGCTTCGCGAAGTCCGGCGGACAATCGATGGCGCCATGAAGGCGCTCTCGAAGGATCAGGGCCTGGGCCAGCACATCATCGGTCCGTCGATGTTGATCTACACCGGTATGTCCGGGAGCCTCGACGAGGTATTCACCCTGGAAGTCGGCTTCCCGGTCCGGCCCGATTACCAGCCGGCCGAAGGCGTCCAGGTCCGCCCGCTACCGGCGATGAAGTGTCTTTCGGTGGACTTCGTCGGGTCCATGCGATCAATCGACAAAGCCTACGACAAGCTCATTCCGGCGGCGCAGGCGCGCAAGCTTAAGCGCACCGGCGAAGTCCGCGAGATTTACTACCGATGGAACGGGCACGATTCGGAAGAGAACCAACTGCTGGTTGCGGTTGGTGTCGAGTGA